One Vescimonas coprocola DNA segment encodes these proteins:
- a CDS encoding Na+/H+ antiporter NhaC family protein gives MDNYGILSLAPALIAVILAFITREALFSILCGVLVGLLITGQDLLFGFTGIIQSALGNADFIWVIGIEVFIGIMVAFFQKSGAIEAVANKLNEKLHITPRIAQIMGAALGVLVFFSDYFSPLFVGNVMRPITDKAKVSREKLAWLCDCTSAPVCITLPFTSWGVYVAGLVVGFGTFATAEAGQDAVIHSIPFQLYGILTIVMIFLVALGFLPDYGPMKKAEERARTTGKVVADGSTPMLSRELDNIKPKEGFKSNIILHFLIPALIVIAVTIGTYVIMGSAKTLEAFVLAVVYQAIVLLIQKAFNIREMIQVATEGIKSVVSAMLILSLAYCINAISKTLGTSSYVISVTESWMTPRDPAGSGLRRLRFHGLLHRHQLGACTPS, from the coding sequence ATGGATAATTATGGTATCCTTTCTCTGGCTCCTGCTCTGATCGCCGTTATCCTGGCGTTCATTACGAGAGAAGCCCTGTTCTCCATCCTGTGCGGCGTTCTGGTGGGTCTGCTCATCACCGGTCAGGACCTGCTGTTCGGCTTCACCGGCATCATTCAGAGTGCTCTGGGCAATGCCGATTTCATCTGGGTCATCGGTATCGAGGTGTTCATCGGTATCATGGTGGCCTTCTTCCAGAAGTCCGGCGCCATTGAGGCCGTGGCCAACAAGCTCAATGAGAAGCTTCACATCACGCCCCGCATTGCTCAGATCATGGGCGCTGCGCTGGGTGTTCTGGTGTTCTTCTCCGACTACTTCTCCCCCCTGTTCGTGGGTAACGTGATGCGTCCCATCACCGATAAGGCCAAGGTCTCCCGTGAGAAGCTGGCCTGGCTGTGCGACTGCACCTCCGCTCCCGTCTGCATCACCCTCCCCTTCACCTCTTGGGGCGTGTATGTAGCCGGTCTGGTGGTGGGCTTCGGCACCTTCGCCACGGCGGAGGCTGGCCAGGACGCCGTCATCCACTCCATCCCCTTCCAGCTGTACGGCATCCTGACCATCGTCATGATCTTCCTGGTGGCTCTGGGCTTCCTGCCTGACTACGGCCCCATGAAGAAGGCCGAGGAGCGTGCCCGCACCACCGGCAAGGTGGTGGCCGACGGATCCACCCCCATGCTGTCCCGTGAGCTGGACAACATCAAGCCCAAGGAGGGCTTCAAGTCCAACATCATTCTGCACTTCCTGATCCCCGCTCTGATCGTTATCGCCGTGACCATCGGCACCTACGTCATCATGGGCTCTGCCAAGACGCTGGAGGCTTTCGTGCTGGCCGTCGTCTATCAGGCCATCGTGCTGCTGATCCAGAAGGCCTTCAACATCCGTGAGATGATCCAGGTGGCCACCGAGGGCATCAAGTCCGTGGTCAGCGCTATGCTGATCCTGTCTCTGGCCTACTGCATCAACGCCATCTCCAAGACGCTGGGTACCTCCAGCTACGTCATCAGCGTCACCGAGAGCTGGATGACCCCCCGTGACCCTGCTGGCTCTGGCCTTCGCCGTCTGCGCTTTCATGGCCTTCTTCACCGGCACCAGCTGGGGGCGTGTACGCCATCATGA